In Clupea harengus chromosome 13, Ch_v2.0.2, whole genome shotgun sequence, one DNA window encodes the following:
- the LOC116223288 gene encoding uncharacterized protein LOC116223288 isoform X2, with the protein MVEEVSVRVVTYRPPDNGTSSHSMEQEVQDQEWGWRPQRWINLQSTDPNLARLRLLLSTGTKPPGQACKKEPAGVRDLLQQWPRLSLLDGVLVRRMQDSNTQELYQQIVVPLSERQSVWETLHTSAGHLGTERTLYALRRRFYWPRMERCNQEWVAACERCSLRKARTEGRAPLVPIVTSAPLEVLGFRRSAASCRGEFGSRGPRNTVFGESESGDVTSRGDPSLIS; encoded by the exons atggtggaggaagtaTCGGTGCGTGTGGTCACCTACCGGCCCCCCGATAATGGAACATCCTCACACTCCATGGAACAGGAAGTGCAGGACCAAGAGTGGGGCTGGAGGCCTCAAAGATGGATTAATCTACAAAGCACTGACCCCAACCTGGCTCGGCTGAGACTGCTCCTAAGTACCGGGACTAAACCCCCTGGACAAGCCTGTAAGAAGGAGCCAGCCGGAGTTCGAGATTTATTACAACAGTGGCCACGCCTGAGCTTGCTGGACGGTGTTCTGGTTCGTAGGATGCAGGACTCTAATACGCAAGAACTTTATCAGCAGATCGTGGTGCCTCTTTCGGAGAGACAGTCAGTGTGGGAAACCCTGCACACGAGTGCTGGGCACCTTGGGACAGAAAGGACTCTTTATGCCCTACGAAGGAGATTCTACTGGCCCCGAATGGAAAGATGCAATCAAGAGTGGGTGGCCGCCTGTGAACGCTGCTCCCTAAGGAAAGCTCGCACCGAGGGGAGGGCTCCGCTGGTCCCCATTGTGACATCTGCTCCCCTGGAAGTTCTAG GATTTCGGCGGAGTGCCGCGAGTTGCAGAGGAGAGTTTGGAAGCAGAGGGCCGAGGAACACCGTCTTTGGGGAAAGCGAGAGTGGAGACGTGACGTCTCGTGGGGATCCCTCGTTAATCAGCTGA
- the LOC116223288 gene encoding uncharacterized protein LOC116223288 isoform X1, which produces MVEEVSVRVVTYRPPDNGTSSHSMEQEVQDQEWGWRPQRWINLQSTDPNLARLRLLLSTGTKPPGQACKKEPAGVRDLLQQWPRLSLLDGVLVRRMQDSNTQELYQQIVVPLSERQSVWETLHTSAGHLGTERTLYALRRRFYWPRMERCNQEWVAACERCSLRKARTEGRAPLVPIVTSAPLEVLVQGTWVNQEPVSVEDWVQRHHQRLVGAYQKVSTHAAQAAARQGKYQKGTQLGPLVPGERVLIRTFRRGNGGKLADRWESMPHVVVQQLPSGIPVYRLKPEGKEGPIRTIHRNRLRPCLFHPKPTPAAETSLAQTPVSDEPWPFWAIEPAQHSGVGHHAVEVGGLGGRAVDLGEEAITTAGTLRRSTRTNLGNPPVRYR; this is translated from the exons atggtggaggaagtaTCGGTGCGTGTGGTCACCTACCGGCCCCCCGATAATGGAACATCCTCACACTCCATGGAACAGGAAGTGCAGGACCAAGAGTGGGGCTGGAGGCCTCAAAGATGGATTAATCTACAAAGCACTGACCCCAACCTGGCTCGGCTGAGACTGCTCCTAAGTACCGGGACTAAACCCCCTGGACAAGCCTGTAAGAAGGAGCCAGCCGGAGTTCGAGATTTATTACAACAGTGGCCACGCCTGAGCTTGCTGGACGGTGTTCTGGTTCGTAGGATGCAGGACTCTAATACGCAAGAACTTTATCAGCAGATCGTGGTGCCTCTTTCGGAGAGACAGTCAGTGTGGGAAACCCTGCACACGAGTGCTGGGCACCTTGGGACAGAAAGGACTCTTTATGCCCTACGAAGGAGATTCTACTGGCCCCGAATGGAAAGATGCAATCAAGAGTGGGTGGCCGCCTGTGAACGCTGCTCCCTAAGGAAAGCTCGCACCGAGGGGAGGGCTCCGCTGGTCCCCATTGTGACATCTGCTCCCCTGGAAGTTCTAG TGCAAGGCACATGGGTGAACCAAGAACCAGTGAGTGTAGAAGATTGGGTCCAAAGGCACCATCAGCGTTTGGTAGGTGCTTATCAAAAAGTTTCAACACATGCTGCACAAGCAGCTGCACGGCAAGGAAAATATCAGAAAGGTACGCAGTTAGGTCCCTTGGTTCCAGGAGAACGGGTTCTGATAAGAACCTTTAGACGGGGTAATGGGGGTAAATTAGCTGACCGTTGGGAGTCCATGCCCCATGTTGTAGTACAGCAGTTGCCCTCAGGGATTCCTGTGTATAGATTAAAGCCGGAAGGGAAGGAAGGGCCCATTCGCACTATTCATCGGAATCGTCTGAGGCCATGCCTCTTTCACCCAAAGCCAACCCCAGCAGCTGAGACGTCCCTGGCACAAACACCCGTTTCTGATGAGCCGTGGCCCTTTTGGGCCATTGAACCTGCACAACACTCTGGGGTGGGTCATCATGCTGTGGAAGTGGGAGGACTGGGGGGACGAGCAGTAGATTTAGGAGAAGAGGCCATTACAACTGCAGGCACACTCCGTAGGTCAACACGAACAAATTTGGGAAATCCTCCAGTTAGGTATAGATAA
- the LOC116223199 gene encoding uncharacterized protein LOC116223199: MQNGEDAEGGHEPPVEQAQQGNMIGMSPYFIGSPWVPRFKGADSGLSYGEWKAQVKFMLSSMPSRSNVQKSDFIIGALDGEARREVVILAAEQRSTPALIFKYLDGLYGDNTPIAHLRGMFFDCRQRPGESVRAFSLRCRELFQRLKDRDPDVFEAGQVLRDQFTMGLQDTELRRELNRMIRRNEVNTFEQARQEALHVEGDRQSNIWHPPTCAAVRGGEPPRTADPQSDWKIELKTELLSEMRVQMKEMQRALREELQSSSSHSRDPALQTRRYPQTTSGRTRDPQVTHSRTQPEEQAGGQAWTS, from the coding sequence ATGCAGAACGGGGAAGATGCAGAAGGGGGCCATGAGCCACCAGTAGAGCAAGCTCAGCAAGGCAATATGATTGGTATGTCCCCCTATTTCATAGGCTCCCCATGGGTGCCGAGATTTAAAGGCGCAGATTCTGGGTTATCCTATGGGGAATGGAAGGCTCAAGTTAAGTTTATGTTGTCCTCTATGCCATCCCGGTCAAATGTTCAAAAGAGTGACTTTATTATTGGAGCCTTGGATGGGGAGGCTAGAAGGGAAGTAGTTATACTGGCAGCTGAACAGAGGTCTACACCAGCActtatttttaaatatctcGATGGACTTTATGGTGATAATACACCCATAGCGCACTTGCGTGGTATGTTTTTTGATTGCAGACAGCGTCCAGGGGAATCAGTGCGGGCCTTCTCCCTCCGGTGTCGAGAGCTCTTCCAGCGGCTGAAAGACCGAGACCCTGATGTCTTTGAGGCCGGGCAGGTGCTAAGAGATCAATTTACCATGGGCCTACAGGATACCGAACTTCGTAGAGAATTGAACCGCATGATTCGTAGGAATGAGGTAAACACATTCGAACAGGCTCGTCAGGAAGCTCTTCACGTAGAAGGTGATCGACAGAGCAACATATGGCATCCCCCAACATGTGCAGCAGTACGTGGAGGGGAACCACCTCGTACAGCTGATCCTCAGAGTGATTGGAAAATAGAACTGAAGACCGAACTCCTATCGGAAATGCGCGTGCAGATGAAGGAGATGCAGAGAGCCCTGCGGGAAGAACTTCAATCGTCCAGCAGCCATTCCCGAGACCCTGCTTTGCAAACACGACGTTATCCCCAAACCACCTCTGGTCGGACCAGGGATCCCCAGGTAACCCACAGTAGGACACAACCAGAAGAACAGGCTGGGGGACAGGCGTGGACGTCCTAG